From Bremerella cremea, the proteins below share one genomic window:
- a CDS encoding glucoamylase family protein, whose protein sequence is MKRRAFLAGGLSLPWALNGFLSRSAYSADPSASDVNEADIALLRDMQQRCYRYFLEAVEPTTQFVADRAAADGTGHSAYASSAACGFGLAAHAVAAKYHWIPREQIQQRVQRMLRSLVEVAAHEKGFLYHFFDTRSGARALQSEASTIDTALLLAGAMTASVAFSDDSEITSLADQLYERIDWNWMLADSGCLHMGYRPEQGVLPYQWDQFSEHLILTLLAIGAPSNPIPASSWKAWRREPMLNYRGYHYLSYPPLFVHQYPGAFFNFQQYVSPQGRNYWENTIAAHHAQLAFQIELAQKYPEQFGHYGPDLWGLTSSDSAQGYRDWGGPYRPGRVEPDRGIDGTVVPSAAAGGLAAVPETALRTLNYQKANFGKQIYGRYGFVNAFNPSTGWVDRDVIGIDTGISLLMAENLLTGDVWNLFMQHPAATRALKLAGFTPVGSSLLTSNP, encoded by the coding sequence ATGAAGCGTCGTGCTTTCCTCGCGGGTGGGCTCTCATTGCCTTGGGCGTTGAATGGGTTTCTCTCGCGATCTGCCTATTCGGCTGATCCGTCTGCCAGTGACGTAAATGAAGCAGACATTGCCCTGCTCCGTGATATGCAGCAGCGCTGTTACCGCTACTTTCTGGAAGCCGTCGAACCGACCACCCAGTTTGTGGCAGACCGTGCCGCAGCTGACGGAACCGGCCATAGCGCGTATGCCAGTAGCGCGGCATGTGGTTTTGGCTTGGCCGCGCACGCCGTGGCGGCCAAGTACCATTGGATTCCGCGCGAACAGATCCAACAGCGCGTCCAGCGAATGCTCCGGTCGTTGGTGGAAGTTGCCGCGCACGAGAAAGGCTTTCTCTATCACTTTTTCGATACCCGTTCCGGTGCCCGCGCGCTGCAGTCGGAAGCTTCGACGATCGATACGGCTTTGCTGCTGGCAGGGGCGATGACCGCTTCGGTGGCGTTTTCAGACGATTCTGAAATCACTTCGCTGGCCGATCAACTCTACGAGCGGATCGATTGGAATTGGATGCTGGCCGACAGCGGCTGCCTGCACATGGGGTACCGCCCCGAGCAAGGCGTGCTGCCGTATCAATGGGATCAATTCAGCGAACATTTGATACTCACGCTGCTGGCCATCGGCGCGCCGAGCAACCCGATTCCTGCTTCCTCGTGGAAAGCCTGGCGGCGCGAACCGATGTTGAACTACCGAGGTTACCACTACCTCAGCTATCCCCCGTTGTTCGTCCACCAATACCCGGGCGCGTTCTTCAACTTTCAGCAATATGTCTCGCCACAAGGGCGGAACTACTGGGAGAACACCATCGCCGCGCACCATGCCCAGCTTGCCTTTCAGATCGAGCTGGCCCAGAAGTATCCCGAGCAGTTTGGCCACTACGGCCCTGACTTGTGGGGCCTGACCAGCAGTGACAGTGCCCAGGGCTATCGCGATTGGGGCGGACCTTACCGTCCTGGGCGAGTTGAGCCAGACCGAGGCATCGACGGTACGGTGGTGCCCAGCGCGGCCGCTGGCGGGCTGGCCGCCGTTCCGGAAACCGCCCTGCGGACGCTGAACTATCAGAAGGCCAATTTCGGCAAGCAAATTTACGGACGGTATGGTTTTGTCAACGCCTTCAATCCCAGCACCGGCTGGGTCGATCGGGATGTGATCGGGATCGATACCGGTATTTCGCTGCTGATGGCCGAGAACCTCTTAACCGGCGACGTCTGGAACCTCTTCATGCAGCATCCGGCCGCCACCCGAGCGTTAAAACTTGCTGGCTTTACCCCGGTCGGTTCGTCTTTGCTGACGAGCAATCCGTAA
- a CDS encoding fructose-bisphosphatase class III, with protein sequence MQTTSHSFKRAEADLSLIELLALQFPNIDAAIAESARLAAVQTLPKGVVHVISDIHGEDKKLQHVINNASGTLRPLVEEMFAETMSPTEQEEFLTLIFYPAEVTQRVGETVTEPAAIRAYAERMLMPQLELLRFLVSNFSLRLATNVFPAEYRELLLEMMHAPSTERGPAFIGAILDELVRRDKALHLIHLLGRLIRNLAVDELIIAGDLWDRGPRGDRVMDYLRLQPNVEFIWGNHDVLWLAASLGHEAAICTVLRISLRYRRIGQLDEGYSVPLTPLEHLARTVYADDPAQRFMPKGEGMRPREVVARMQKAIAIMQFKLEGKLIERNPQWHLDHRRLMHRINHAEGTIEIDGKVYPLLDTHFPTVDPENPYELSPEEKTCLAALQHSFLNSQKMREQMRFLVGHGSMYLNRDECLIFHGCVPTDIEGNFLPLEIDGQSLSGRAMFEEIEKVVRRAVIEAEPEDVDFLWYLWSGPRSPLFGKDRIATLERDLIADKASHHESKDAYFSLIHEVDFCDKVLAEFGMDPDGGLIVNGHVPVKVEAGESPLKRSGKAITIDGAFSEAYGDYGYTLVLEPGRIVLAQHSHFESVDAAIRDGVDIIPQVQNIRVFDPPRQTRDTERGQRIGYRIEMLERLIEAYQTNRLHERPMNQ encoded by the coding sequence GTGCAAACCACGTCGCATTCGTTCAAGCGGGCCGAAGCCGATCTTTCCTTAATTGAACTGCTGGCGCTGCAGTTTCCCAACATCGATGCGGCCATCGCCGAATCGGCGCGGCTGGCAGCGGTGCAAACGTTACCCAAAGGTGTGGTCCACGTCATCAGCGACATCCATGGCGAAGATAAAAAGCTGCAGCACGTCATCAACAACGCCTCTGGCACGCTGCGGCCATTGGTCGAAGAGATGTTCGCCGAAACCATGTCGCCGACCGAGCAGGAAGAGTTCCTGACGTTGATCTTTTACCCGGCCGAAGTCACCCAGCGCGTGGGGGAAACGGTCACCGAACCAGCAGCAATACGGGCCTACGCCGAGCGGATGTTGATGCCGCAGTTGGAACTGTTGCGGTTCCTCGTTTCCAACTTCAGCTTACGTCTGGCCACGAATGTCTTTCCGGCCGAGTATCGCGAGCTGCTGCTGGAAATGATGCACGCCCCTTCCACCGAACGAGGCCCGGCATTCATCGGCGCCATCTTAGACGAACTCGTCCGCCGCGATAAAGCATTGCACCTGATCCATCTGTTGGGGCGGCTTATCCGGAACCTGGCCGTCGACGAACTGATCATCGCAGGCGACCTATGGGATCGCGGGCCGCGCGGTGACCGCGTGATGGACTACCTCCGTTTGCAGCCGAACGTCGAGTTCATTTGGGGCAATCACGACGTCCTGTGGCTGGCCGCCTCGCTCGGGCACGAAGCAGCGATCTGCACGGTGCTGCGGATCTCGCTCCGCTACCGCCGCATTGGCCAGCTCGACGAAGGGTACAGCGTTCCGCTTACCCCGCTCGAACACCTGGCCCGCACGGTTTACGCCGATGATCCCGCCCAGCGTTTCATGCCCAAAGGGGAAGGCATGCGGCCGCGCGAAGTGGTGGCCCGCATGCAAAAGGCGATTGCCATCATGCAGTTCAAGCTGGAAGGGAAGCTGATCGAGCGGAACCCGCAGTGGCATCTCGATCACCGCCGCTTGATGCACCGCATCAACCACGCCGAGGGCACCATCGAAATCGACGGCAAGGTCTACCCGCTGCTCGATACCCACTTTCCGACCGTCGACCCGGAGAACCCTTACGAACTGTCGCCCGAAGAAAAGACCTGCTTGGCCGCCCTGCAGCACTCGTTTCTCAACAGCCAGAAAATGCGGGAACAGATGCGATTTTTAGTGGGGCACGGCTCGATGTATTTGAACCGGGATGAATGCCTGATCTTCCATGGCTGCGTCCCGACCGATATCGAAGGCAACTTCCTGCCGCTGGAAATCGACGGCCAGTCACTCTCCGGACGCGCGATGTTCGAGGAAATCGAAAAGGTGGTCCGCCGCGCGGTCATCGAGGCGGAACCGGAGGACGTCGACTTTTTGTGGTACCTGTGGAGCGGACCTCGGTCCCCTTTGTTCGGCAAAGACCGCATCGCCACGCTCGAGCGTGACTTAATCGCCGACAAAGCTTCGCATCACGAATCGAAGGACGCTTACTTCTCGCTGATCCATGAAGTTGATTTCTGCGACAAGGTGCTGGCCGAATTCGGCATGGACCCGGATGGCGGTTTGATTGTCAACGGCCACGTTCCGGTAAAGGTCGAAGCAGGCGAGTCGCCGTTGAAACGAAGCGGCAAAGCGATCACGATTGACGGAGCGTTTTCCGAAGCATACGGCGATTACGGCTACACGCTGGTGCTGGAACCAGGCCGCATCGTGCTGGCTCAGCACAGCCACTTCGAATCGGTCGACGCGGCCATTCGCGACGGAGTCGATATTATCCCGCAAGTGCAAAACATCCGTGTCTTCGATCCTCCCCGTCAAACCCGCGATACCGAACGAGGCCAGCGGATCGGTTATCGCATTGAAATGCTAGAACGTCTCATCGAAGCCTACCAAACCAACCGCCTGCACGAACGGCCAATGAACCAATGA
- a CDS encoding helix-turn-helix domain-containing protein — MSDHAKTIANSMPVSASPRWSSFAEWTDTADAQRNMTDHEIRDCQKFRVTRARFTQAFTDPPMSDYYISLVVNSRSRESLDLDFGHGRFRRPNRIGEIVVAPPNSENRCNGRGPFESLIVSFSDDVFRHQTNDILEGSSVCLDDLHQQSFQDARIQLMIKQLWAITSTDVLGKELLLEGMFLGVVGQMLALSQSSSTKLRPRPSEKLASLPGVIDYMHANLSRKIQLDELAAVAHVSRSQFTRAFRASTGKSPHTFLLELRIEQAQNLIRQHGPELPLQEIAASCGFVDQSHMSKHFRQVTGVSPAVFRDRC; from the coding sequence ATGTCTGACCACGCCAAAACCATTGCCAATTCGATGCCGGTCTCGGCGTCCCCAAGATGGTCGAGCTTCGCCGAGTGGACCGACACCGCCGATGCGCAGCGGAACATGACCGATCACGAAATTCGTGACTGTCAAAAATTCCGAGTCACGCGGGCCCGCTTCACTCAGGCATTTACCGATCCTCCCATGTCGGACTACTACATCTCGTTGGTGGTCAACAGCCGCAGCCGCGAGTCGCTCGATCTCGATTTCGGGCATGGTCGCTTTCGCCGTCCCAATCGGATTGGCGAGATTGTCGTGGCACCGCCGAATTCAGAAAACCGTTGCAACGGCAGAGGCCCCTTTGAATCGCTGATCGTGTCCTTTTCCGACGACGTCTTCCGACACCAGACCAACGATATTTTGGAAGGGAGTTCCGTCTGCTTGGATGATCTGCATCAGCAATCTTTTCAAGACGCACGTATTCAGCTGATGATCAAACAGCTGTGGGCGATCACCTCCACTGATGTGCTTGGCAAGGAACTGCTTCTCGAAGGAATGTTTCTGGGGGTCGTTGGCCAGATGCTTGCCCTTTCGCAAAGCTCATCCACCAAGCTGCGGCCCCGCCCCAGCGAGAAGCTGGCCTCGTTGCCAGGCGTGATCGACTACATGCACGCGAACTTGTCACGTAAGATCCAGCTCGATGAACTGGCAGCGGTCGCGCATGTCAGTCGCTCGCAATTTACCAGGGCGTTCCGCGCGTCGACAGGAAAGTCGCCGCACACGTTCCTGCTCGAACTACGGATCGAACAGGCTCAAAATCTGATTCGCCAACATGGCCCCGAACTGCCGCTGCAAGAGATTGCCGCAAGCTGTGGCTTTGTCGATCAATCTCACATGAGCAAACACTTCCGCCAAGTAACCGGCGTCTCACCGGCCGTGTTTCGCGATCGCTGCTAG